A single Biomphalaria glabrata chromosome 2, xgBioGlab47.1, whole genome shotgun sequence DNA region contains:
- the LOC106066679 gene encoding uncharacterized protein LOC106066679: MSSSPWDAYSQHTGLPSSLEPYGHPFSADMRSLAGGSAASGMSGLGGEGVLGYPKSSDLSANLNLASQYAAYGQSYGMPDLGFPGSSLRPSSTAHSPGAAAENIPASSPHGQYSGTPTSEQSSSPTFPNSSTSLYTPSTITSSISSSPYAQAFGSTSSSTEARGPPFSPFAQSYGYPMYGYNQVGGFPTSNSLDGVNRYMGGISSSQLMQSSAMGLYSNSQASQMPFPYHPSMGWGPTIPGFPLKESTDLMSQEELDRYRYRQLSNPYFPGLPPGGPPGRNFPSHPLQSGMMRTPPFLDDRVHSPAPKKPKKSTEEAERPPTPAPRDPASFHSNRGIYLFTSNPEPGSPNYFSDRYMMFEKELCEKLSRVSLPGKIQYVYNPLEYAFDSHLNFVRRFCTGEKYILFVGMNPGPFGMSQNGVPFGECAIVKEWLQIEGEVLKPVLEHPKRRVVGLECSRSEVTGGRFWQLFRTLCHTPEHFFRTSYVHNLCPFAFLTDSGKNVTPPQLTSSVLDQINALCNATLVDVVRLLKCKYVVCIGKYALAQAQKALSADEFNGITLECLMHPSPINPAANKGWADIAIKQLTEIGIIDIIRYGRIPYQAPSQQQSLPHSSSSSSAGHHSHHHHSYHNKQSPGHYGFQSPPMQSYHQSPAQGSNNHQSPAHAASHQSPAQASSRSSPAHASQSRNQASPAHSSCSQSPAQQQSQGPPNQSPEHVLGSSAQSLVDQNKESKHPSKDKKSDKNSSKDSLLDASSNSDKSQDSQGLPQLNNNGIPNYSSDSGGQGHENGLPNSQSESGSQGSEVSKGSSPNSQYTSGNPGNSSEPQLMGHNSQLSSSGLMSSANPQMHISMGSGHPHMGMGLSMTSSPGLHGSSSEQHSSLSGQQIGSPQMSTSNSHMGSQNSHMGSINSHMGSSMAHMMGAQSSHQMTMGVQSMGSHGQMSSMNPYAPQHMDMPQMSGYGMGLGGYPGNPGMRSSSDLSGYPPHMGMNSGMGMSGMVGMHGGPMASQMGMFNPHMSRMMAGPEHMSMHAGMNSMYDSSLMGKDIGYSSHYSDKPPECS, translated from the coding sequence atgtcatCAAGTCCTTGGGACGCTTACTCACAGCACACAGGACTCCCTTCCTCTCTTGAACCCTATGGGCATCCCTTTTCTGCAGATATGAGAAGTCTTGCTGGAGGCTCTGCAGCTTCAGGAATGAGTGGATTAGGTGGAGAGGGAGTGTTAGGATATCCGAAATCTAGTGACCTTTCAGCAAATCTGAATTTAGCTTCACAGTATGCTGCTTATGGCCAGTCTTATGGAATGCCAGATTTAGGCTTTCCAGGATCTTCACTTAGGCCCAGCTCTACTGCCCATTCACCTGGAGCTGCTGCAGAAAATATACCTGCTTCATCTCCACATGGTCAGTATTCTGGTACCCCTACTTCAGAACAATCATCCTCACCCACATTTCCAAATTCTTCAACCTCATTGTACACTCCAAGTACCATAACCAGTAGTATTTCTTCAAGCCCTTATGCACAAGCATTTGGAAGTACCAGCAGTTCTACAGAAGCACGAGGCCCCCCTTTTTCACCATTTGCCCAGTCATACGGTTATCCTATGTATGGTTACAACCAGGTTGGTGGATTTCCAACCTCCAATTCATTGGATGGAGTCAATCGATACATGGGGGGCATTTCTTCATCACAGCTTATGCAGTCGTCTGCCATGGGTCTTTACTCAAATAGTCAGGCCAGTCAGATGCCTTTCCCTTATCATCCATCAATGGGTTGGGGACCCACAATACCAGGATTTCCTCTTAAAGAAAGCACTGACTTGATGTCTCAGGAGGAACTAGATCGATACAGATACAGGCAGTTGTCGAATCCCTATTTTCCAGGCCTGCCACCTGGTGGACCCCCTGGGAGAAATTTTCCATCACACCCCTTGCAGTCAGGGATGATGCGCACTCCGCCATTTCTTGATGATCGAGTGCACAGCCCAGCACCAAAGAAACCTAAGAAATCCACAGAAGAAGCCGAAAGACCACCAACACCAGCACCCAGAGATCCTGCCTCTTTTCACTCTAATCGAGGTATCTACCTGTTTACTTCAAATCCAGAGCCCGGAAGTCCAAACTACTTCAGTGACAGATACATGATGTTTGAAAAAGAATTGTGTGAGAAACTTTCTCGGGTTAGCCTTCCAGGGAAAATTCAGTATGTCTACAATCCTTTGGAGTATGCTTTTGACTCCCATTTAAATTTTGTCAGAAGATTTTGCACTGGGGAAAAGTATATTCTATTTGTTGGAATGAATCCAGGGCCTTTTGGTATGTCCCAGAATGGTGTACCATTTGGTGAATGTGctattgtaaaggaatggctTCAGATTGAAGGTGAGGTCTTAAAGCCAGTTTTAGAGCATCCAAAAAGACGGGTAGTTGGCTTAGAATGTTCCAGGTCGGAGGTAACAGGTGGACGATTCTGGCAACTTTTTCGAACACTGTGTCACACACCTGAACATTTCTTCAGAACGAGCTATGTACACAATTTGTGTCCTTTTGCCTTTCTGACTGACAGTGGTAAAAATGTTACGCCTCCACAGTTAACATCATCTGTTCTGGATCAGATAAATGCATTGTGCAATGCAACGCTTGTAGATGTTGTTCGGCTTCTGAAGTGCAAATATGTTGTATGCATTGGTAAATATGCACTTGCTCAGGCGCAGAAGGCTTTGTCTGCAGATGAATTTAACGGGATCACCTTAGAATGTTTGATGCATCCCAGTCCCATTAACCCAGCAGCAAACAAAGGCTGGGCTGATATTGCCATTAAACAGTTAACTGAAATCGGCATCATTGACATCATACGATATGGCAGGATACCTTATCAGGCACCCAGCCAACAGCAGTCTCTGCCACattcatcttcatcatcttctGCTGGTCATCACTCCCATCATCACCATTCGTACCACAATAAGCAATCTCCTGGTCACTATGGTTTTCAGTCTCCACCAATGCAGTCATATCACCAGTCTCCAGCTCAAGGATCAAACAACCACCAGTCTCCAGCTCATGCTGCTTCTCACCAGTCTCCTGCCCAGGCTTCCTCACGTAGCTCTCCAGCCCATGCTAGCCAGTCACGTAATCAAGCATCTCCTGCGCATTCGTCTTGCAGTCAGTCACCAGCCCAGCAACAGTCACAGGGCCCACCCAACCAGTCCCCTGAACATGTTTTAGGTTCGTCTGCACAGTCCTTAGTGGATCAGAATAAAGAAAGTAAACATCCAAGCAAAGATAAAAAATCTGATAAGAATAGTTCTAAAGACTCTCTGTTAGATGCATCTTCTAACTCTGACAAATCACAAGACAGCCAGGGTTTGCCACAGTTGAACAACAATGGTATTCCTAATTATTCTAGCGACTCAGGTGGACAGGGTCATGAGAATGGTTTACCCAATTCTCAGAGTGAATCGGGATCACAGGGTTCAGAAGTCTCTAAAGGAAGTTCCCCCAATTCACAATATACATCAGGAAATCCAGGAAATTCATCAGAGCCTCAACTAATGGGACATAACTCTCAGCTGTCCAGCAGTGGTCTCATGAGCTCAGCGAATCCTCAAATGCATATTTCAATGGGTTCTGGTCATCCACACATGGGTATGGGCCTGTCAATGACCTCTTCTCCGGGTTTGCATGGCTCTTCATCAGAACAACACAGTTCACTGTCGGGTCAACAGATCGGCTCACCACAGATGAGCACTTCAAATTCACACATGGGGTCTCAAAATTCCCATATGGGTTCCATCAATTCTCACATGGGATCCTCAATGGCCCATATGATGGGCGCACAGAGTTCTCATCAAATGACTATGGGAGTTCAGAGTATGGGTTCACATGGTCAGATGAGTTCAATGAATCCTTATGCACCGCAACATATGGATATGCCTCAAATGAGTGGCTATGGAATGGGTCTTGGTGGATACCCAGGCAATCCAGGAATGAGATCCAGCTCAGACCTCTCTGGCTATCCTCCTCATATGGGTATGAATTCTGGAATGGGGATGTCCGGAATGGTTGGCATGCATGGGGGCCCAATGGCCTCTCAGATGGGAATGTTCAACCCACATATGAGCAGAATGATGGCTGGCCCTGAGCATATGAGTATGCATGCTGGCATGAACTCAATGTATGACAGCAGCCTGATGGGAAAAGATATTGGATACTCTAGCCATTACTCTGACAAGCCACCTGAATGCAGTTAG
- the LOC106067618 gene encoding elongator complex protein 6-like, translating into MLAQICQFFAVDSSNFPKNELVFVGDKSSDGGFLIHYFINLCQKQNRPLCFVGLSQSFNHYNSVAQKLGTNLLSARDENKNLIFIEGLKLISECVSLHSGQFNESNPFLSLLKGDSTQFVNTIDASLANLAKIQSPNAPVVIVDDLSVLLRSGATPKDIILLVNSLNNIITLGPTKGSLIIFSSLDKDEENELCAFLSHLCSVKIEITNLKSGYCKDVHGQIEVLWKDSLLNPREPKTTHSQFKLFDKSVELFALGMSAAVL; encoded by the exons ATGCTGGCCCAGATTTGTCAGTTTTTTGCTGTTGACTCAAGCAATTTTCCGAAAAATGAACTTGTTTTTGTTGGAGATAAGTCCAGTGATGGTGGTTTCTTGATACATTATTTTATCAACTTGTGCCAGAAGCAAAACAGACCCTTGTGTTTTGTCGGACTTTCCCAATCTTTCAATCATTACAACTCGGTTGCCCAAAAGCTTGGGACCAACCTACTTTCGGCCCGGGATGAGAACAAAAACCTAATTTTCATAGAAGGTCTTAAATTAATAAGCGAATGCGTAAGTCTTCACTCAGGTCAGTTTAATGAATCAAATCCTTTTTTGAGTCTGCTGAAAGGTGATTCAACACAATTTGTAAACACAATTGATGCATCATTAGCTAATTTAGCTAAAATTCAATCACCCAATGCCCCAGTTGTTATTGTTGATGATTTATCTGTCCTTTTGAGATCAGGAGCTACACCAAAAGacattattttgcttgttaatagTCTTAACAATATTATAACATTGGGACCAACTAAAGGCTCACTAATAATTTTCTCAAGTTTGGATAAAGATGAAGAAAATGAATTGTGTGCTTTTTTGTCTCATTTATGCTCTGTGAAAATTGAGATAACCAATCTAAAATCAGGTTATTGTAAGGATGTACATGGTCAG ATTGAAGTTCTTTGGAAAGATTCACTTTTGAACCCAAGGGAACCTAAAACAACACATTCCCAGTTCAAATTATTTGACAAAAGTGTTGAGCTATTTGCTCTAGGAATGTCTGCTGCTGTTCTGTAA
- the LOC106063142 gene encoding uncharacterized protein LOC106063142 yields the protein MTDFECPILPISEICLFFRDCKIDISEKDFKSPDPRKWHAIYGEMFEIQVKRSIDQVVQQMLMVSVVDKSYHEYKEEGCALMAYTLCLARVFNVLGFKDFSLRDLVSPTSDRIQKLSSLFINMVRHTQIRRPLIENIIQRVQVNVGQSVSARNRNKELKEEYEKTKEEQPVLEAEIKEKSEELEQEKLPIIELTRESEEEKRISESLKLRHAELKLEKERFKQDVLQIQQNLEALSCKVVKSPQRFRKELERLKERVSELKEELRTKERQSSENRQLLETTIQKHSALQKAVKLSTEVTQDMEKENELDSQIKQLSEYITEQQEVFKKSMTKQEDLMERLAIRKEARNKVQHQVDGYKKSTYQQLMDLKQHLSKLESNFKVYKSEISQLHSQMEAKKNCIQELEASKEEERNNFQRKCNAKTEEINNYNENLVKVFEQFQALMN from the exons ATGACAGATTTTGAATGTCCTATCCTTCCGATTTCAGAGATCTGCCTTTTTTTCAGGGATTGCAAGATTGATATTTCTGAAAAGGATTTTAAATCACCTGAT cCTCGGAAGTGGCATGCTATATATGGAGAAATGTTTGAAATTCAGGTCAAAAGATCAATTGATCAAGTTGTTCAG caaatGTTGATGGTCAGTGTTGTGGATAAGTCATATCACGAATATAAAGAGGAAGGCTGTGCATTAATGGCATATACTTTATGCTT GGCCAGAGTTTTTAATGTCTTAGGATTTAAAGATTTCTCTTTGCGAGATCTGGTCAGCCCAA CTTCAGATAGAATTCAGAAGCTGTccagtttatttatcaatatggTTCGACACACTCAAATCAGACGCCCCTTGATTGAAAATATCATTCAGCGTGTT CAAGTGAATGTAGGTCAATCAGTGTCTGCACGTAACAGAAATAAAGAGTTGAAAGAGGAATATGAAAAGACCAAAGAAGAGCAACCTGTTTTAGAAGCAGAAATCAAAGAG AAATCAGAAGAATTAGAACAAGAGAAACTACCCATTATAGAACTAACAAGAGAAAGTGAGGAAGAGAAAAGAATTTCTGAATCGCTGAAGCTTCGGCATGCAGAGCTAAAACTAGAGAAA GAGAGATTTAAACAAGATGTGCTACAGATACAACAAAATTTAGAAGCTTTATCATGTAAAGTTGTCAAGTCCCCACAACGTTTTCGTAAAGAGCTGGAGAGACTTAAAGAAAGAGTTTCTGAACTGAAGGAAGAGCTCAGGACTAAAGAAAGACAATCATCAGAAAACAGGCAGTTGCTG GAAACAACGATTCAAAAACATTCAGCGCTACAAAAAGCTGTGAAACTAAGCACAGAAGTGACACAAGATATGGAGAAAGAAAa TGAGCTGGACAGCCAGATCAAACAGCTTTCAGAATACATCACGGAGCAGCAAGAGGTGTTCAAAAAGAGCATGACTAAACAAGAGGACTTGATGGAAAGGTTGGCTATTCGGAAGGAGGCTAGAAACAAAGTCCAGCATCAAGTAGATGGTTACAAGAAGAGCACCTACCAACAACTCATGGACTTGAAACA GCACCTGTCAAAGCTAGAGAgcaattttaaagtttataaatctgAGATTTCTCAATTACATAGTCAAATGGAAGCTAAGAAAAACTGTATTCAGGAGCTGGAGGCAtcaaaagaagaagagagaaacaaTTTTCAAAGGAAATGCAATGCCAAGACTGAAGAG